The following are encoded together in the Jaculus jaculus isolate mJacJac1 chromosome 3, mJacJac1.mat.Y.cur, whole genome shotgun sequence genome:
- the LOC101596862 gene encoding olfactory receptor 52Z1-like, with protein sequence MALSFHNYTSPQNVWYVLVGIPGLEDLHTWIAIPICSMYIVAAMGNIFLIVLIMSERSLHEPMYLFLTMLAFTDVLLSTATAPKMLAIFWFHSKDISFGSCVAQMFFIHFIFVAESAILLAMAFDRYVAICHPLRYTTILTSPVIGKIGLAAVVRSFLVCCPFIFLVYRLSNCGRSTIPHSYCEHMGIAGLACDNIKVNIIYGLTVALLSTGLDIIFIIISYTMILRTVFRIPSWAARYKALNTCGSHICVILMFYTPAFFSFFAHRFGGKTIPRHIHILVANLYVMVPPMLNPIVYGVKTKQIQDRVVLLFSPMNTCC encoded by the coding sequence ATGGCTCTTTCCTTTCACAACTACACCAGTCCTCAGAATGTGTGGTATGTTCTGGTTGGAATCCCAGGACTGGAAGATTTGCATACCTGGATCGCCATCCCCATCTGTTCTATGTACATCGTGGCTGCCATGGGCAACATCTTCCTAATCGTGCTGATCATGTCGGAGCGCAGTCTGCATGAGCCAATGTACCTCTTCCTCACAATGCTGGCCTTCACAGACGTGCTGCTCTCCACCGCCACGGCACCCAAGATGCTGGCCATCTTCTGGTTCCATTCTAAGGACATATCCTTTGGTAGCTGTGTGGCCCAGATGTTCTTCATACATTTCATCTTTGTGGCCGAATCTGCTATTCTCTTGGCCATGGCATTTGACCGCTATGTAGCTATCTGTCACCCGCTGAGATACACCACAATCCTCACCTCCCCAGTCATTGGGAAGATTGGTTTAGCAGCTGTGGTCCGGAGCTTTTTAGTCTGCTGTCCATTCATCTTCCTAGTATACCGGCTTTCCAACTGTGGGAGAAGCACAATTCCCCATTCCTACTGTGAGCACATGGGCATTGCCGGACTGGCATGCGATAATATCAAGGTCAACATCATCTATGGCCTGACCGTGGCCCTCTTGTCTACAGGGCTAGATATTATATTCATCATTATTTCATACACAATGATCCTTCGTACGGTTTTTCGGATTCCTTCCTGGGCTGCGAGGTATAAGGCCCTGAACACATGTGGTTCCCACATCTGTGTTATTCTGATGTTCTATACACCAGCATTCTTTTCGTTTTTCGCCCATCGCTTTGGAGGCAAAACCATCCCTCGGCACATCCACATCCTGGTTGCCAACCTCTATGTGATGGTGCCTCCTATGCTCAACCCCATCGTTTATGGAGTGAAGACCAAGCAAATACAAGATCGAGTGGTTTTGCTTTTCTCCCCTATGAATACATGTTGTTAA
- the LOC101596570 gene encoding hemoglobin subunit beta, producing MVHLNADEKSMISTLWGKVNADEVGGEALGRLLVVYPWTQRFFGSFGDLSSASAIMGNAKVKAHGKKVIHSFSEGLKNLDNLKGTFASLSELHCDKLHVDPENFRLLGNVIVIVLAHHLGKEFTPAVQAAFQKVVAGVANALAHKYH from the exons ATGGTGCACCTGAATGCTGATGAGAAGTCCATGATCTCCACCCTCTGGGGCAAGGTGAACGCCGATGAAGTTGGTGGTGAGGCCCTGGGCAG GCTGCTGGTGGTGTACCCCTGGACCCAGAGGTTTTTTGGCAGCTTTGGCGATCTGTCCTCTGCCTCTGCCATTATGGGCAATGCCAAGGTGAAGGCCCATGGCAAGAAAGTGATCCACTCCTTCAGTGAGGGCCTGAAAAACCTGGACAACCTCAAGGGCACCTTCGCCAGCCTGAGTGAGCTGCACTGTGACAAGCTGCACGTGGACCCCGAGAACTTCAGG CTCCTGGGTAATGTGATCGTGATTGTGCTGGCCCACCACCTGGGCAAGGAGTTCACCCCCGCTGTGCAGGCTGCCTTCCAGAAGGTGGTGGCTGGCGTGGCTAATGCCCTGGCTCACAAGTACCACTAA